The nucleotide sequence CTGCTACTGACGCCTCATTCCTCAAGCCTGCCAATACCATTTTCTGCTTCTCTTCTGCGCTCCATTTCTTTCTTGCCATCTGCTTCCTCCTTCCGGAGGACTAACTTACCAGTTGTTCCTAATTTCGTCAAACCCTACATTCTTTTCATCTTTTGCCCAAGGAATAATATGACTTGCTACTAAGAGTTCCGCAATGCCTAATCCTGTGATACAACATTTTTGATTGTAAGATGAAAGAATTGCACTTCTGAAAAAATATTGATTTACTCTTGCTTTAATGATTGCTTCTCGCACTTTTCCTTTTGGTAAGTCGGTAGCTTCAATGTGTGCAGTTTCTTCGATAGTTTTTTTGCTGAATTTTGCGATCAATAATTCACTTTCGTAGGCAAGCTTTTCCCAGTTATTATTGAACTCGTTCCAGATATTCTCATCTAACTTGCTTGTATTTTCTAAACCAACAATCCCTCTCTTTTTTAATTCAGGGTCAAAACTTCCAAAGTTGCCGATTTTCATTTTTACTGAGTTGGCACTTCTTCCAATAATTTTTGCTATACGAACAATATCGGGATGCGCAGAGCTAACCCTATTGAATGGAATTTTGCAATAAAGATTAAATACAACGATTGTCTGTTCTCTCGTCCATTTGTCTATAGGCATATTAATCCGTCGTCCCACTCATTGCCGAATACTCGCGTTTAATCATCTTTTAATAACTATCTTTACGAGAATCGGCAGCTATCATGTAAACCATTCTTTCCTTTTCATTGATTTCATAAAAAAATCTATAGCCGCCTATCCTGTACCGCCACGTATCAGGCTTATAGTTTTTTAATTTCTTAATATTTTTCCCGAGATACGGGTTGTTACGCAACTGGGGATATACATACTCCAATAATTTCTTCCTGATTCTTTCACCCTGTCCCTCGAAATCCTGCGTCAGGTCTCCAAGAAATTGTTCAGTCTCAAAAATTCTGTATTTATCCAACAAGGGCGCCCTTTTTCATTTTTGCGTGGCTATGCCCCTTCTCAAGTTTTTTAAGCAGCTTTGTATTTGAAAATATCTCTTTCATTTCAAAGTCATCAACAAGCATATCTTCATCCAGTTTTTTTAAGGCGAGTGTTTCTATCAGATTGGACATGCTTCTATGCTCCTCGCTTGCAGCCTCGCTGAATTTCTTATAAATTTCATCTTCTAACCGTAAAGTTATCGTTTTTGGCATTTGCTTTCACCTTCCTTCATTTTCATTCTAAAATAGATTAATTCATTCAATATAAGTTTTTCAAGTAAATAAGATATAGGCGGGAATCAGCCTTTGTCGGTGTAAGCTGCCGTATGATACACATCATAAAAATATTTCCTGCAATATGTTAAAAATAAATCATGTTAAAGGAAACGTGTCCGGGAAGCAGAGAGATAAGGAATCCGTATCCTGAGGAGATAAAGTGCATTGTCTGCGGAGGGACAACAGAGATATGGACTGACGAGCCTGAGACTATTTGCAAAACATGCGGAGGCACTGTTTCAAGGGATATGCGTATGACCTGTATAAAGTGGTGCCCAGCGGCAAAAGAATGTGTCGGCACTGAGAAATATGAAAGGCTAATCAAGGCGCTGAAAGATTAATTAAAGCTGACGGCTTCGTAAAAAGTCCGTATGCTGCGTTGCGCTGCATCCTTCGTCACTGCGACGTACAGGAAGTACGCCTCATTCCTCAAGATTTGCGCGCCTTGCCTTCGGAGCTTTTTACTTTGCCGTCCGATTTCCCGACTTTTTACGAGTTTGTCAAAGCTGATTCCTGCCTATTTCCCCCAGTCGTATCTCCTTCTGCTTCTGTGCGTGATAAATCTTTCAGCAGAGAGGGCTGCCACGCAGCCGTTTGCCGCAGAGACAACAACCTGCCTTACCTCTGTGCATGTCATATCGCCTGCAGCGAACACGCCGGGGATTGACATCTCCATCATCCTGTTAGTGATGATGCATTCTTCCTCGCTGAGTTCAACATTGCCGCCGAGGAAATCTACTATAGGTTTATTCCCGTGAAGGTATACAAAAACCCCTGAAACCTCAAGGGAAGTCTCTTTTTTGTCTGCACCGGACATCTTTATCCGTTCAACAACTTCATTGCCCTCTATTGCTGTCACTGACTGTCCGAGGAGGATTTTAAGGTGTGGTTCGCTTAATGCAGGATAGTCATCTTCAACCTTTAGTCTTGATGACGGCGAGATGAGATAAACAATCGCTGCAAATTTTGTCAGGAGCCCTGCCTCTTTCACTGCCTCTTCAGAATCTCCTATTACGCATACTGTTTTGCCTTTATAGAACGCAGCATCGCATATTGCGCAGTAACTTACTCCCTTTCCGAGGAATTCCGCCTCGCCTTTAATTGTGGGTTTCCTGCCCATGGAGCCTGTTGCCATGATTACAGTCTTCCCGCTGTAGTTCTTATCCATTGTAAAGACTTCTTTTACATTACTGCTGAGATTTACCCCTATGACCTGAATCTCAGCGTATTCAGCGCCGAAATTAATTGCCTGTTTTCTGAATATGTCTAAGAGTTCTTTTCCTGTGAGCGGTTCGGAAAGGCCCGGATAGTTTTCTATCCTGTGCGCAAATGCAAGGGCGCCTGCTGTTTTGGATTTATCAAGGACAATTGTTTTCAGTTTTGCCCTTGCCGCATACTGCGCAGCGGAAAGGCCTGCAGGCCCTCCGCCTATAATTATCACATCATAAAGGTCGCTCATTTTTATTCAATAATTATAACAGAAAATGTTTTTATTGTGCTCTGCCCGTAATTCCCTTGATTAAATCTATTTTGCCGATTATGCCGATAATTTTTTTCTCATTTTTCCCTTTAACAACAGGAATAAGATGTACCTTCTTTTCAGACATTATAGTGGAGACGTCCTGCACAGGCGTGTCTTCAGTAACAGTTATGACCTCTTTTGTATATATGTCATTCACTGCAATCGCTGTCATTTTTTTAATCTCTTTTTCTATCTTGCCGGGGCTTTCAAGCATGATAAACGCGTCAAAGAGTCTCATTACGGTCGGAATGTGAAGCCTTTTGTCCCGGCTTATCAGGTCGTTTTCTGTGACTATGCCGATCAAGTCCCCATCATCATTCACAACAGGGACGCCGCTGATTTTATGCTCCATGAGTATCCGGGCCAGTTCTTCTATTGTGGTTGCTGCTCCGACTGTTGTCACATTCTTTGTCATTATGTCTTTAGCTGTCAGCATTGTTTCTCCTTATCATCTTTTAGAGATATAATACTGTGTGCAGGAAGCAAAATCAATTGAAAGATGTCCCCTGTTCATAGAATAGCTTAAGATGTTTGTATACGACGAGGTGCATGAGTACCGTCTGCACATGCTGAGGGTTGTGCAGGAGTGTTTGAACAATAATCCGCATGAACATATATATTCGCCGCAGATCAGTTGATAAAACATAGTAGTTAACGAGCCGAAGCAATGTTAATATTCCTTTTTTACTGATTTTTGTCCGGCCTTTGATGCCGTGCTTTCCCCCAAGTTTAACAGCACTTATCAGTCTTTCAGCAAAATTATCGTAACTGTAGAGATTTCGCACCAGATACCTGTATCCTTCTGCAAGCTCCTCAGAACTCATATTAACAGGCTTGATGTTTGTATGTATGAGACTGTCCGCTTTTCCCCTGATGCCTCCTGCCTCATTGTCTCTTAATCTTCCCTCCTGTGTTATGCGCTCATACAACGGCGTCCCGGGGATGGCCTGTAGTATTCCAACCATGACTACAGGAATCGATGCTGCCTGTATAAACCCGAGCTGCTCATTGAATATATTCGTGTCATCGCTGTCAAAGCCGACAATAAAAGAGCCCCATACGATTATGTTGTTTGACTGGATGCGGCGAACCGCATCCAGCAGGTCTATCTTGGTATTCTGGTTTTTTTTTGCCATTGTCAGGCTGAGTTCACTGGGAGTCTCGATGCCGACAAATACACGCCGGAAGTTTGCCTTGTTCATGAGAATGAGAAGCTCTTCATCACGCGAAATATCTATTGTGA is from Nitrospirota bacterium and encodes:
- a CDS encoding DUF4070 domain-containing protein produces the protein MKICLINPRLPLSLWDFSYSRDIDGNVFPFPPLSLATLAALTPREHDVVICDENVKPVDFDTDADIVGITGYHIQKERVYQLADLFRSKGKTVAIGGPLVQKSNLGECAEHADIVFLGEAEYTWPSFIRDFQSGTVQPLYAQDGFVDLGASPAPRFELLELSAYSTAIIETSRGCPHSCEFCEIPIRLGKRPRNKSVEQVMTEIRSLYALGADSIFIIDDNFFGNRKRALDLLVEIKRFVKAIDYRVYFSCQFTIDISRDEELLILMNKANFRRVFVGIETPSELSLTMAKKNQNTKIDLLDAVRRIQSNNIIVWGSFIVGFDSDDTNIFNEQLGFIQAASIPVVMVGILQAIPGTPLYERITQEGRLRDNEAGGIRGKADSLIHTNIKPVNMSSEELAEGYRYLVRNLYSYDNFAERLISAVKLGGKHGIKGRTKISKKGILTLLRLVNYYVLSTDLRRIYMFMRIIVQTLLHNPQHVQTVLMHLVVYKHLKLFYEQGTSFN
- a CDS encoding type II toxin-antitoxin system RelE/ParE family toxin; translated protein: MDKYRIFETEQFLGDLTQDFEGQGERIRKKLLEYVYPQLRNNPYLGKNIKKLKNYKPDTWRYRIGGYRFFYEINEKERMVYMIAADSRKDSY
- a CDS encoding CopG family transcriptional regulator, whose translation is MPKTITLRLEDEIYKKFSEAASEEHRSMSNLIETLALKKLDEDMLVDDFEMKEIFSNTKLLKKLEKGHSHAKMKKGALVG
- a CDS encoding FAD-dependent oxidoreductase, whose protein sequence is MSDLYDVIIIGGGPAGLSAAQYAARAKLKTIVLDKSKTAGALAFAHRIENYPGLSEPLTGKELLDIFRKQAINFGAEYAEIQVIGVNLSSNVKEVFTMDKNYSGKTVIMATGSMGRKPTIKGEAEFLGKGVSYCAICDAAFYKGKTVCVIGDSEEAVKEAGLLTKFAAIVYLISPSSRLKVEDDYPALSEPHLKILLGQSVTAIEGNEVVERIKMSGADKKETSLEVSGVFVYLHGNKPIVDFLGGNVELSEEECIITNRMMEMSIPGVFAAGDMTCTEVRQVVVSAANGCVAALSAERFITHRSRRRYDWGK
- a CDS encoding CBS domain-containing protein, with product MLTAKDIMTKNVTTVGAATTIEELARILMEHKISGVPVVNDDGDLIGIVTENDLISRDKRLHIPTVMRLFDAFIMLESPGKIEKEIKKMTAIAVNDIYTKEVITVTEDTPVQDVSTIMSEKKVHLIPVVKGKNEKKIIGIIGKIDLIKGITGRAQ